CTATAAGAGCATGCTGCCTGCGCTTGAACAACATTTCCCTGCGTTTGCCAATTTGTTTGAACGTATTGCTTCTCCGCAAATCCGTAATATGGGCACTATCGGCGGTAACGTCGCTAACGCTTCACCGATTGGCGATTTGCCTCCCATTCTATTGGCATTAGATACTCATATTCATCTGCGTCATTGTGCTGCTATTGACAATTCTATTAACAGCGCTACTGACAATATCAATGTTAATAATGTCCATTCAAATCAAGTATCTAGTATTGATGAAATCATTCCTTTATCTAAATTCTTTTTAGATTATAAAAAGACCAAACTACGTGCTGGTAGTTACGTGGTAGCCCTTCATATTCCGCTAATGCAAGATAATCAGTATCTCTATATTCATAAGATTAGTAAGCGTTACGAAGATGATATCTCAGCGTGCTTGCTTGCTGCGCGACTTGATTTGTCAGCGGATGGCATGACTATCCAAGATGCAAAATTTGGACTTGGCGGCATGGCGGCGATACCTTTATTGGCAGCAGAATGTCAGCAGGCACTAATTGGACAAGCAGTAAATGTTGCCAGTTTCGAGCAGGCAGCACAAAGGCTACCTAATGATGTCTCACCGATGACCGATGTGAGAGCCAGCCGAGAGTATCGTATGCATGTGATGCAGCGGTTAATCATTAAGTGTGGCAAGCAATTGGTTGCTGATGTGCAAGCGGTAGATGCGTAAGTAAACATATAGCAAGTAAGCTCGGCAAGAGCTAAATAGACGGCATTAGTGTTTGAACTTGCTTGATTATGCTAACTCACCTGACTTTCGCATCGCTAAAAGATACAGTCAAAACGCTATTGTTAGAGAGATAGGTTTTGCTAAAAATATAAGAGAGAGAGCCATTATGAGCCACCATTCTTCATTATTTGACAGCTATAGTACCCGCAGACAGCGTCCACCAAAAGACAAGATTGGCACCCAAGCAAAGCATGACAGTGCTATTAGTCACGTTATGGGCACTGCCACTTATGTGGACGATATGCTAAAACCACAAAACACCCTGCATTTAGCAATTGGTAAAAGTGCTCACGCGCATGCTCGTGTATTGAATATGGATTTGAGCGCCGTACAAGCAGCGGACGGGGTAATCGATGTCATCACTTTTAAAGATTTACCAGCCAAGACTGATATCGGAGCAGTGTTTGATGGCGATCCACTCATGGTCGATCAGATCACAGAATATGTCGGTCAAACGCTATTTACGGTGGTTGCCACCAGTCACCGTGCAGCAAAAAAAGCCGTGCTCAAAGCCATTGTGGAATATGAGCCGCTGCCCGCAATCCTCACTATTGATGAGGCGCTAAAGCAAGAGCAGTTTGTACGTCCAAGTCACTTTATGACGCGCGGTGATGCTCAGGCTGAGCTTGAGAGTGCACCTACTCGTATTGCAGGGCATATTCATATGTTGGGGCAAGAGCATTTTTATTTGGAAGGGCAAGTATCTTATGTTATTCCTTGCGATGATGGTGGGCTTGAAGTCTATACTTCCTCACAGCATCCGAGTGAAGTGCAGCAGCTGGTCGCCGAAGTGGTCGATTTACCTTTTCATGCCGTGACGACAGTTGTGCGCCGAATGGGCGGTGGTTTTGGTGGTAAAGAAACGCAAGCTGCCGCATGGGCGTGTCTGTGCGGTATCGTTGCCAAACGCCATAATGTGCCAGTGAGTATGCGCTTAGACCGTCAAGATGATATGGTTGTCACTGGTAAACGTCATGAATTTGCCAATCGCTACGATGTCGGTGTCAATGATGCTGGTCAAGTGCTTGGCGTTGATATGCAGCTATCAGGATTGTGCGGTTATTCACCAGATTTGTCCGATGCTATTGTCGATCGGGCGATGTTCCATTGTGACAACGCCTATTATTATCCAGCGGCTCAGATCGCTGGTCATCGCTGCAAGACTCATACAGTATCAAATACCGCTTATCGAGGTTTTGGTGGCCCACAAGGTTTGCTAACTGCTGAATACATGATGGATGATATCGCCTACAGTCTGGGTAAAGATCCTTTGCAGGTACGTTTGGCAAATCTATATCAAAATGGTCAAAGCACCCATTATGGGCAGCCGATTGAACATTTTGATTTGGCGACTATCATACAGACGTTAGCTGATGACAACGATTATGCTAAGCGACGTGAACAAATCACAGTCGCTAATCGAAAAGCTGAAGCCGAAGGTAGTGACAAACGTTTTGGTCTGGCTCTAACGCCGGTCAAATTTGGTATCTCATTTACGGTACAGACGCTAAACCAAGCGGGTGCTTTGGTTCATATCTATACCGACGGTACCATTCAAATCAATCATGGTGGTACTGAAATGGGGCAAGGGCTATATATTAAGATTGCCCAAATCGTTGCTAATGAATTCGATGTAGATTTAGATACCGTAAAAGTAACCGCAACTCGTACCGATAAAGTGCCAAATACTTCGCCAACAGCGGCGTCGTCAGGTACTGATATGAATGGCAAAGCCGCACAAAACGCTTGTATTACTATTAGAGATCGCTTGGTTGAATTTGCTACTGAACATTTTGAAGTAAGTGCAGAAGATGTCAAATTTGAGCGCAATCATGTTCATATCGGTGATAAAGAAACACTAACCTTTGCTGAAATGGTGTTACTCGCATATCAGCACCGCGTTAGCTTATCGTCTACTGGCTACTATAAAACACCAAAGATATTTTATGATCGCTCAAAAGCGTGGGGTCGCCCATTCTTTTACTTTGCCTTGGGTGCCTCTTGTTCTGAGGTTGAGATTGATATTTTAACGGGTGAATATAGGGTATTGCGCTGCGATATCTTACACGATGTTGGGCAGTCGATTAATCCTGCAATTGATATCGGTCAGATTGAAGGCGGTTTTGTTCAAGGTATGGGCTGGCTTACTGCTGAAGAGCTGGTTTGGGATAAAAAAGGAAACCTTGCGTCAAACAGTGCCGCCAATTATAAAATTCCAATGGCGCATGACTTACCAAAACAATGGAGCGTCAAACTGTTCGATCGCAAAAACGAAGAGCAAACTATTTATAACTCCAAAGCCGTTGGCGAACCGCCATTTATGCTAGCCGCTAGTGTTTGGTGCGCGATTAACAACGCGATTGCAAGCTTAGGTGATTACCGGAAAAACCCTGAGCTGACCATGCCGGCAACGCCAGAAGCGGTATTAAAATCGGTCATGCGTATGCAAGGTCAAGAATGGGAAATCGCTTCTAAAGCGGATACAGATACGATTACTAGCCTAACAGTAACCGATGATAATTGCGGTATTGATGATGATAAAGTCAAGCCGCAGCAAGTCGCACATGGTAAGGATATTAATCCAACAGAAGTCGAAGGTAAGCTAACGGATGATCAGCCTGAAGCGATACAAAACCCAAATGTATCAACGGCTCGCGGACCGGCACATAGTGAATAAGTCACTAATCACACCGATGCCACCAACAAAGTGGTATAACGGACTGGCGCAATATCAGCAGCAAGGTATTGCGCACGTTTTGGCGACGGTCGTTGCGGTGAATGGCTCAGCACCTCGTGATCTTCAATCAAAAATGATCGTGACGCTTGATGCATGCTGTGACACCTTAGGCGGCGGTAGCCTTGAACATGACGTGACGATAACCGCTAGGCAATTGCTAAATGGCGAGCTTGATACGACTGAAGCAAGAAGCACGCAACCGTTAAAAGAAGGTAAGTCTGAAAAGGCGCAGGCAGTACGCCGCGATGCCGTTTACACCAAGCATTATCCATTGGGCGCTACATTGGCTCAATGCTGCGGCGGTAGCGTCACGGTCATGTTTGAATGCTTTAATGTAACGCCGCCCATGTCATTACTGGTGTTTGGCGCAGGGCATGTAGCAGCTGCGCTAATGACCATTCTTACTGAGCTGCCTTGTCAGGTTGACTGGGTGGACAGCCGAGCTGAAATGTTTGAGCGTTATCTAACCCATAATCCGGATACTGTAGAGGGGCGAGTGACTTATCAGTTGCCTACTCACATTCGCCCGCATATTGATGAAGATCCAGTCGATTTTGTTCAACCGTTTGTTGCCAAGAGCATTGAAAGTGCCTTGATGAATGCGTCAACAAAAAAAGGCACTCAGTATTTTATTTTGGTCATGACACATGATCACAGTCTTGATTTTGATTTGGTACGTGCCGCGCTCGATGCTTATGTAAAAATTGGCATCGATAGCAGCTCATTACCTTATCTTGGTTGTATCAGCTCAGCGACTAAAGCTAAGCGTTTTAGAGATCGTCTACTGCAGCGTGATTATAATGAGCAAATAGTCGATAAATTGACCATGCCAATCGGACTTAATACGGGCGGAAAAGAGCCAATGGCAGTCGCTATTTCTATCGCGGCACAAGTTATGCAGCTTTATAATGATTTATAACCAATATTAACCCTAATTGACAGTTTTTTAATTCGCTATTTATCTGTTTATCCTCAAGGTATTAAGAAAGTAAGGCATGGTTCTTAGCTTCGTCAGCCATCATACGATATAGGCTGCGTTCAGTAACTTTGTGCTTATACTTCTATGATTGTATTAGGATGGACATATAATATGGATGAATTTTTAACCAAAATACTTATCTATTATTGTGAGATTTTTTTATGACCATACATATTTATCAAGCACAGTTGCTGCATTATTTAACCGAAGATAATCTGGCTGAAAGAGCCAAGCGTGCCCATTTAGATACGGCCGATTTAACCAATGATAATTTAACCAATGCTGAGCGTCCTAGCATCACAGTGGTAGAAAAAAACGTCAATTTGCTGCCAGTGGTTACAGGCGTCAAGGTTTATCCTGAATATATCGCCAATGGTGCCTTGGTGGTCGATGATGCGACTGGTCGCGTTGTGGATTATGGCAGCTGTGCGTCAATGATGTCACAGTACGGCAACGACAGTCGCCAAGAGGGTCAAGCGCCAGTACAAATTCATGATTATCAAGATAAGCTCATTATGCCGGGTTTTATCGATACTCATGTGCATTATCCGCAAATAGATATGATTGCTGCATTTGGCGAGCAATTGCTTGATTGGTTGAATAATTATACCTTTGTGACCGAAGCCAATTTTGGCGATGCAAAGATTGCTGACGATACGGCAAAATTCTTTTTGAATCAGCTGCTTGCTAACGGTACAACCAGCGCTTTGGTGTTCTCTACTAGCCATCCACAGTCAGTAGAGTCGTTCTTTAACGAAAGTAGTCGTTTGAATACGCGTATGATTACGGGTAATGTATTGATGGATCAAAACGCGCCTGAGCACTTGTGTGTACCAACAGAGCAAGGGATTCGCGATACGCAGAATATCATCGATAAATGGCATGAGCGCGGACGTCAGCATGTGGCGATTACGCCGAGGTTTGCCATTACCTCAACGCCGAAGCAATTACAAATGACGGGAGAGCTATATCGTAGCTATGACAGCGTTTATCTGCAAACACATTTGGCTGAAAACCTTGATGAAATCGCCTTTGTACGTGAGCTTTATCCCAATCATAAAGGTTATTTAGACGTTTATCATGATATGGGCTTACTTGGCAGGCGTACGACGTTGGCGCATGGCATTCATCTCTCGACATCAGAATATGAAGTGCTACGTGATACTGGCACCCAAATAGCCCATTGCCCGACGTCCAATTTATTTTTAGGCAGTGGACTGTTTGATTTGTCCAAAACTCTAAGCTATACCGGCGTTAGTATCGCAACCGACGTGGGCGCAGGTACTAGCTTATCGATGCTGACCACTTTAGCAGAAGCCTATAAAGTTCAGCAATTACAGAGTAATCCGTTATCAGCGCATCAAGGGTTATATCAAATCACGTTAGGCAACGCGCAGTCATTGTTATTAGACGATAAAATCGGTAACTTTATGCCCAATAAAGAAGCAGATTTTGTGGTGATAGATATGGGTGGCACTGATTTAATGGAGCGCCGTATGACACAGACCAAGTCACTTGATGAGCAGTTATTTGTGCTGATGATGTTAGGTGATGATAGGGTGATTGAAGAAACAATTATCGCTGGCGTGAGTCGTTATAAAAAAGCGGTTGCTGCATAAAGGGAAGTATTAAAGGTATTTTTTTGCTTAAGTTAGAATGTTTACATAAAAATCAGCGCCTATTTATTAAGACATTTAAATCTTAGTAAATAGGCGCTGATGGTTTTTAAATAATGCTTAATAGCCAATGTGCTATAAAAACTGGCTAATAACTATGGCATTACTCTGGATGATTCATCCATATCCAACCATTCTCTAACCATTCCATCACTTCATCAGGGTCAATCCCTTCCATATCGTCAAGGCTTAAATGCTCGCCATTAGATAAGCGTACCAGTAGTGCTATCGATGTTTCATGCAAATCATCTAGGCGTTGCCCATTGGCATATAAAACGATGTCATTATCCGCCTGAGTGTATAACAAACGATTGCTGTAATCTGCTTCCAACGTCGCGCCAGTTGCCAATGCTGCTATCATCTCATCAGTCGTCAGCGACTCTTCAGGGACAAGCACATCATATTGACGCTTGCTGACCACTTCAGACACGGCTTGGCGAATAATCGTATCACCGCGCTCAGATTGGAGGAGTTGTAATAATTGAGTTTTAATCGCCTCAATGCTGTCAGTCTTTAACTCCCCTGACGCTTGCATAGCTTGTGGTAATAACATCGGTATAAATAAAGCGCTGTCATTGGTCGCGACATCGGCAAGGTTGTCAATGATTTGCATCAAGTTTGGACGACGGCAGCCAAAGGAAAAGGTTAGGCAATCATCTTGCGCTACGCCAAAATGTGCTAATTTTGGTGGCACGTATAGCACATCACCGGCTTCTAAGATTTCATCAAAGATAATCTCGCCCATATCATCAAATAGACGTATCGGCTCATCGGCAACAAATTGCGTCTGCTCATCACAAAACTTACCTAACTGCCAACGCCTAGAGCCAAACCCTTGCGCTAGAAATACATCGTAATCATCATAATGCTTGCCAACCGAGCCGCCTTTTGGCGCATAAGACACCATAATATCATCGCGCTGCCACTGCGGTATAAAATCAAGCGCCTGCCATAATGCGCCAAGTTCCGGCGACCATTGCTCAAGATTTTGTACCAGTACTGACCATTGCTCAGGTAAGTTATCAAAGTCGGCTTCAGTTAGTGGGTTCTTTTTAAGTTGCCATTGCGGCTGACCTTCTTGTTTGCTCGCAGCTTGAGTCAGTAGCCTTGCAGTAGCGTCTTCATCTATAGCTAAGCCTAAGATATCTTCCGGCTCAAACATACCAATTAATTGCGGTAAGCCTTGCTTAATCAAGAGGGGTTTTTTTTGCCAATAATCGCTTAAGAATTGCTCAGGAGTAATGGTATTCGGTAAACAAAGGGAGATAGAAGTCATGGATAAATCCGTATGGTTAACTGGTTATAAGATTAATAGAAATGATGGCTTTATAGGCAGGATTTATTAGTTTATGATTATTGCTTATCTGATGACTGTCATCAGAGCCTATAATTATTCTTAGGACATTTATGAAAAAATTACATTTTATCGTTATTATTGCCAGTATGTTTTTGCTGCAAGCTTGTGTACATAAAATTGTTACTGTACCTGCTAAAATCGCTTATAAAACCACTAAAGGTGTGGTTAAAGGTACGGTCGCTGTGGGTAAAGCTATCATACCGGGCGATAGCAGTGATAAAGACGATAAAGAATAAAAACCTCACCCATCAACTATGTATTTTAAAAAATAATAGTGTTTAGAGTAAGGTTCTTATTAAGATATAAATGAGTGCTCATTTATATCTTTTTTGCATTTGATAGAGATGAGCTGATTGCCAGTTAAATTTTAGCAATCCATTCTTTAATCGTGCGTGCTTGTTCAGCCGCATTACCAATATAAGTAGCAGGCGTCATTTCGCGCAAACTGTTTTTATCGCTTTCACTGACTGCCGATAATTCATCGCCATCAACAAAAGTAAGCATTGCTTCACGAGTCATGGCATTACCACGGGTAAGAGCTTTCAGCTTCTCGTATGGGTTTTCAACACGGTAGCGACGCATGACCGTTTGAATCGGCTCTGCCAACACTTCTTGCGCATTATCTAGGTCATCATTTAAACGTTGGGCATTTAATTCAAGTTTGCTGACGCCTTTGAGGCACGCATCATAAGCAATCATGCTTTGTGCTAGACCAACACCGATATTACGCAACACGGTAGAGTCAGACAAATCGCGCTGCATACGTGAAATCGGTAGCTTTTCACCCAAATGAGCAAGCATGGCATTAGCTACACCCAAATTACCTTCAGAGTTTTCAAAGTCAATCGGGTTGACTTTATGCGGCATGGTAGAAGAACCCACTTCACCATCTTTTAGGCGCTGTTTAAAATAGCCTAAGCTAATATACTGCCAAATATCACGGTTAAAGTCGATTAGAATGGTATTAAAGCGTTTTACTGCGTCAAACAATTCAGCGATATAATCATGCGGCTCAATTTGCGTGGTATAAGGATTAAAGGTCAATTCTAAACGTTCATTAATGAATTTTTCAGCATGATTCTGCCAATCAACGTCAGGATATGAGGCGTAGTGAGCATTATAGTTACCGACCGCACCATTGATTTTACCGAGTAACTCTACCTGACCGACTTGCTTAATTTGACGAGCAAGGCGATAAGCAACGTTTGCCATCTCTTTACCTAGAGTCGTCGGGCTTGCCGTTTGACCATGAGTACGTGAAAGCATCGGTTGATCAGCATGGATAATTGCTAGATTAACGATGCTATCCGTTACTTCTTGCATTTTAGCAACGACGATTTCGCGGCTGTCTTTGAGCATGAGTGCGTAAGATAGGTTATTAATATCTTCACTGGTACAAGCAAAATGAATAAATTCTAATGAATCTTCAAGTGCTGCCTGACCACGGAATTTATCTTTAATAAAGTATTCAACCGCTTTTACATCATGGTTGGTCGTTGCTTCGATGTCTTTGATCGCTTGCGCGTCAGCTTCGCTAAAGTTCTCTACGATAGCATTTAAAAACGCATTGGTATTGGTATCAAATTCTGCCAACTCACCAATCGCGCTATTATCAGCCAATGACTGTAACCAGCGAATCTCAACGGTCACACGCGCTTTAATCAGACCAAATTCTGATAAATAAGGGCGCAAGCTATCGGCTTTGGATGCATAGCGACCATCGATTGGGGAGAGTGCGGTAAGTAGATTCATATCATTGCCTCAAAAAGTTATTGAAATTACAGCTGGTTAAAAAAATGTAAAAAATGATTTAATCTGAAAAATCATCATGTATTAATTAGATTGCGTTGTACCGTACTTAGTATTGAAGTAAAAGTCGTAAGATGATTTTGCCGCTAGAGTAAATATTTTGGTTTTAATTAAACCATTATTACCGATAGCCACACTATCAGAAGCATAGTCATTTGGCTTATAAAGTGGTGCAATCAGTTTTGAGTCGACTACGGCCCCTTTTTCTCCCTTCTTTTGAAGCATATCTTGCATTATGAAGTTATCAATAGAAAGGTTGGCGCGATTGGTTGCCGTAATTTTATAGGCAATACAGTTTCCAGGCTCAATATTGTCAATAGGTTTAGTACTAAAACCACTATTAGGGTTGTCAGCAGCGGTATTGCTAATAGTAGGGTAATCAATAGTCGCCGGACAGCTATTTACATATTGGTATTTTATAAGTACTAGAGCAGCATTTTCAGCAGCGACTCTACCAAAATTATTGGTATCATAAAAATATTTGTTCGTCACTAAATCCACTTGTTTTTTACTATTAGTAGTGCGAATAGGGTGTGTATTCGTACTGTTTTCTTCTATCAAACAGACAGTGTTTTTGCCGCTCAGATTGGCAATGGGCGTTCTAAGTTGATATTGCCCAACACCAGTCATAGGTAAATTTTCACTAGCGTAAACTATATCTGAGTTGTTGCAATCGACTAGTTTAATAGTACTGTTAGAAATTCCGCTTTCGGAAACGGCATCAAAAATACCGTTAAAGTAGCCAGAGTTATTGATTTGTGGATTGGTATTACCACCATTATCGTTAAATACTGTTCCTGAAAAAACATAATAGAGAGGTTCGCTTTCTACCCCGAAGCTGAGCCATTCATTATAGGTTTCTCCAACCACATCCGCTTCAATAGCACTATTACCTCTCATGATGCCTTCGTAAGTTAAGGTGACAGTCTTGGCATTCTTAACCGCAAGAACATAGTTGCTGTCCGTATTAGCGATACCATAGCTGACGTAGCTGCTATTATTAGCTATGATGTCGTTTACGTTCAATGCCCGATAAGTCGTCTGATTATTGGGACTGGTAGAGGTTTCTTTTAGAATATTGGTAAAGGTGGGCATAGGGGGCAAGGTACCTCTTTTTTGACCAGATGCAAAAGATACTTGTCCACTACTATTGGTAGTAGGCGTAAACGAGCTACTATTACCACTACCGTTAAGCGCAGTGATTCCGTAATAATATAAGCCGCTATCCCCACCATTTGAGCTATCGAAGCGTAGCTGTGGCAAGGTAACCGTATTGTTAGAGCTAAAGCTATTTCCAGCCAGTTTTTTACCCATAAAATAATCACCCATGGCATTATAAAAATAGGGGACGTTTGGATTATTTCTGATGGTAGCTTGCGCAGGCGTACTAATTTGACTATTTTGGGTAAAGCTTAATGTTTGACGTGCAATCTCTGAGTTACCACCCAGTGAATAGCTAGCTTGACCAACTTTTATGGTATGTATAGAAGCATTGTCATCAGGAGTAATAGTAAAGGTGTACTTGAACTTATCTCTATCAATACTAGTATTAGAATCATTCCTGATTTCAATACCATTGGTGCGCGTACCACTAGCTGGTGTTATCTCAGCGCTATTGTTATAACCAATATTTTCATTGCGAACTAAAGTAAAACTACCGGTAGCACCAGAACCTGCTGCTACATATGTGCCAGAAGCAGTACCAGCCGAAGCATTAGAGCTGGTAACTGTCATACTACCCATATTTGTTGGTGCAGCCTGCAAATTAAATGACGCCGCCATAAGAGTAAGCGTAAGACCTCGCTTCGCCCATAACGAAAAAGAAGTTGGAAGAGTAAGTAAAACAAAAAAGCGAGCGGTCATTCAATATCCTAAAAACAAAGGCAAATCATTTTATTAATTAAGGATAAATGAGATGTCAAATTCCGCAAGGCGCATCAATAGAGGCAATCACGCCGCCGCCTAGACAAACTTCATCGATATAAAATACCGCTGATTGACCGGGAGTAACGGCACGTTGTGGCTCATCAAATACCACTCGTACCTCACTACCATTTTCATTGTTAGCAAATACGGTACAAGCTTGGTCAGGCTGACGATAGCGCGATTTTGCCATACAACGTAAGCCATCTTCGCTAAATATATCTGCAGGCGGTAAAACATCGACCCAATCGAGCTTATAAGCTTGTAGCTCATTACTCAGCATCATGGCATGCTCGTGACCTTGTCCAACGATCAAACGGTTGTTATCTAAGTCTTTTGCGAGTACAAACCATGGTTCTTCGGGACGATCTTTCACTCCGCCAATACCAATACCACCGCGCTGCCCTAATGTATAGTACATAAGACCATCATGCGTACCGATAGTAATACCATCGTCAGTAACGATATCGCCTTTTTGTGCCGGCAAATACTGCTGTAAAAAGTCTTTAAAACGGCGCTCGCCAATAAAACAAATACCAGTTGAATCCTTTTTATTGGCGGTAATAAGG
The window above is part of the Psychrobacter cryohalolentis K5 genome. Proteins encoded here:
- the xdhB gene encoding xanthine dehydrogenase molybdopterin binding subunit, coding for MSHHSSLFDSYSTRRQRPPKDKIGTQAKHDSAISHVMGTATYVDDMLKPQNTLHLAIGKSAHAHARVLNMDLSAVQAADGVIDVITFKDLPAKTDIGAVFDGDPLMVDQITEYVGQTLFTVVATSHRAAKKAVLKAIVEYEPLPAILTIDEALKQEQFVRPSHFMTRGDAQAELESAPTRIAGHIHMLGQEHFYLEGQVSYVIPCDDGGLEVYTSSQHPSEVQQLVAEVVDLPFHAVTTVVRRMGGGFGGKETQAAAWACLCGIVAKRHNVPVSMRLDRQDDMVVTGKRHEFANRYDVGVNDAGQVLGVDMQLSGLCGYSPDLSDAIVDRAMFHCDNAYYYPAAQIAGHRCKTHTVSNTAYRGFGGPQGLLTAEYMMDDIAYSLGKDPLQVRLANLYQNGQSTHYGQPIEHFDLATIIQTLADDNDYAKRREQITVANRKAEAEGSDKRFGLALTPVKFGISFTVQTLNQAGALVHIYTDGTIQINHGGTEMGQGLYIKIAQIVANEFDVDLDTVKVTATRTDKVPNTSPTAASSGTDMNGKAAQNACITIRDRLVEFATEHFEVSAEDVKFERNHVHIGDKETLTFAEMVLLAYQHRVSLSSTGYYKTPKIFYDRSKAWGRPFFYFALGASCSEVEIDILTGEYRVLRCDILHDVGQSINPAIDIGQIEGGFVQGMGWLTAEELVWDKKGNLASNSAANYKIPMAHDLPKQWSVKLFDRKNEEQTIYNSKAVGEPPFMLAASVWCAINNAIASLGDYRKNPELTMPATPEAVLKSVMRMQGQEWEIASKADTDTITSLTVTDDNCGIDDDKVKPQQVAHGKDINPTEVEGKLTDDQPEAIQNPNVSTARGPAHSE
- a CDS encoding XdhC family protein; this encodes MNKSLITPMPPTKWYNGLAQYQQQGIAHVLATVVAVNGSAPRDLQSKMIVTLDACCDTLGGGSLEHDVTITARQLLNGELDTTEARSTQPLKEGKSEKAQAVRRDAVYTKHYPLGATLAQCCGGSVTVMFECFNVTPPMSLLVFGAGHVAAALMTILTELPCQVDWVDSRAEMFERYLTHNPDTVEGRVTYQLPTHIRPHIDEDPVDFVQPFVAKSIESALMNASTKKGTQYFILVMTHDHSLDFDLVRAALDAYVKIGIDSSSLPYLGCISSATKAKRFRDRLLQRDYNEQIVDKLTMPIGLNTGGKEPMAVAISIAAQVMQLYNDL
- the guaD gene encoding guanine deaminase, yielding MTIHIYQAQLLHYLTEDNLAERAKRAHLDTADLTNDNLTNAERPSITVVEKNVNLLPVVTGVKVYPEYIANGALVVDDATGRVVDYGSCASMMSQYGNDSRQEGQAPVQIHDYQDKLIMPGFIDTHVHYPQIDMIAAFGEQLLDWLNNYTFVTEANFGDAKIADDTAKFFLNQLLANGTTSALVFSTSHPQSVESFFNESSRLNTRMITGNVLMDQNAPEHLCVPTEQGIRDTQNIIDKWHERGRQHVAITPRFAITSTPKQLQMTGELYRSYDSVYLQTHLAENLDEIAFVRELYPNHKGYLDVYHDMGLLGRRTTLAHGIHLSTSEYEVLRDTGTQIAHCPTSNLFLGSGLFDLSKTLSYTGVSIATDVGAGTSLSMLTTLAEAYKVQQLQSNPLSAHQGLYQITLGNAQSLLLDDKIGNFMPNKEADFVVIDMGGTDLMERRMTQTKSLDEQLFVLMMLGDDRVIEETIIAGVSRYKKAVAA
- a CDS encoding cupin domain-containing protein, translated to MTSISLCLPNTITPEQFLSDYWQKKPLLIKQGLPQLIGMFEPEDILGLAIDEDATARLLTQAASKQEGQPQWQLKKNPLTEADFDNLPEQWSVLVQNLEQWSPELGALWQALDFIPQWQRDDIMVSYAPKGGSVGKHYDDYDVFLAQGFGSRRWQLGKFCDEQTQFVADEPIRLFDDMGEIIFDEILEAGDVLYVPPKLAHFGVAQDDCLTFSFGCRRPNLMQIIDNLADVATNDSALFIPMLLPQAMQASGELKTDSIEAIKTQLLQLLQSERGDTIIRQAVSEVVSKRQYDVLVPEESLTTDEMIAALATGATLEADYSNRLLYTQADNDIVLYANGQRLDDLHETSIALLVRLSNGEHLSLDDMEGIDPDEVMEWLENGWIWMNHPE
- a CDS encoding NF038104 family lipoprotein gives rise to the protein MKKLHFIVIIASMFLLQACVHKIVTVPAKIAYKTTKGVVKGTVAVGKAIIPGDSSDKDDKE
- the purB gene encoding adenylosuccinate lyase, with the translated sequence MNLLTALSPIDGRYASKADSLRPYLSEFGLIKARVTVEIRWLQSLADNSAIGELAEFDTNTNAFLNAIVENFSEADAQAIKDIEATTNHDVKAVEYFIKDKFRGQAALEDSLEFIHFACTSEDINNLSYALMLKDSREIVVAKMQEVTDSIVNLAIIHADQPMLSRTHGQTASPTTLGKEMANVAYRLARQIKQVGQVELLGKINGAVGNYNAHYASYPDVDWQNHAEKFINERLELTFNPYTTQIEPHDYIAELFDAVKRFNTILIDFNRDIWQYISLGYFKQRLKDGEVGSSTMPHKVNPIDFENSEGNLGVANAMLAHLGEKLPISRMQRDLSDSTVLRNIGVGLAQSMIAYDACLKGVSKLELNAQRLNDDLDNAQEVLAEPIQTVMRRYRVENPYEKLKALTRGNAMTREAMLTFVDGDELSAVSESDKNSLREMTPATYIGNAAEQARTIKEWIAKI